In Arachis hypogaea cultivar Tifrunner chromosome 7, arahy.Tifrunner.gnm2.J5K5, whole genome shotgun sequence, the genomic window ATAATTTCATTGAAGATTATTGAAGCATTGAAAGGATCATTCAGAAGATATCAATACGCATTCTTTCACGAAGATTCTtcccttaataaacaaaattggCAGTTAGCCAAACATAGGATTAAGATAATGAGAAAAAAGAaacttgaaaaatagaaaaaagaaaaagaaaagaaaagaaaagaaaagaatgaagacAACCATCTATATAtaagatacaaattaaaaaatatttatattattataagcgGGCTCTTGATTTAATCTTGATCAGCACTTTGTTGGCTCCAATTCTTTATTGCTTGTCCCACTGCTTGTTTCACAGCTTGTGCATCAATAGTGTCACCTTGTTCATCATTctacacaaaataaataaataaaagtaattaataaaaggaaaagaagaagataaaaagttGCATTATTATGTATAGCCTTCATTATTCATGTGCATGAAATATATTTATCAACAATGTTATGTGaccaacaaatattattattttagatcagtacttaatcaataataatttacatctatatttatacacaaaaaatatataatttatacatatataatttgtatttatattttttaaaatttacatatataaattaataaaatttatttattaaaaataaaatagtataatGTTAATTAAATAGTGAttgaaattactaaaaattaCTAATCTCTAGAATTTCTGATATATTTATATCTGTAGGAGAGAAAAATAATTGGTTGTTTCTATATgaagtaaataaatattatattattgaagATGATTAATATATATAGGCTAAGATTTAAAAAGCACTATAGATTCATGATcatgatcatcaacaatattgCACAGCAACGTAACTACATAGATcctatttctttttatattttttccctCAATAGAGAGATGATGAGAGAGAGAGGAACAAATGTTTTATACAAGGACAACATGTGACTTCCAAAAAGCCTATGGAGTAATAACACAAGGTAACAATGGTTAGGTGAATATGGagttaacttcacgtgaaattaatagttgagagtcgttaaataGTTTAacagatttaattaaattatcatttaacgaCTCTAAACTATTAATTTCTCATTAAGTTAAATGTCCTTAACTTTATTCACCGATACAAATGTTGTGTTATTATTGAATGTTTTTGTGTTTATATATAGAATGTGTATGTGTATGTGTATGTGATCTTACTTCTCCTCCAACTGCTTGGAATCGAAAAGTGTCCGTACAAGAAACCCTAGCTTCAAGAACGGTGAGACCCATGTCTTCAAAGGCTTCAAGAATTGAAACAAGTAGTCCTTGGCAGCTTCTTCCTGAAATTACATTTATCATAAATCCCTTTTCTAGGGTTTCTACTGTCACCTGCACATATCTTTAATTATTTCAAACTTGATCaaaacaattaataaaataattaatatcaacaatatatatacataccATAGGCAAATTAGGattatggtgatgatgatgatttgaAGTTTCTGCTGTGGCTATTTCTTGATTGAGTCTTTCTACCTTTTCTTTAAGCTCTTCAATATACTTTGATGCATCGATTATGATGGAGCTTTTGTTCACCTGCATAATATAATTcagatattaaattaataatacttAACATGGATGATGCAGAAAGAATAGACATAATGTAAATGATTCTTCAGAAAATTCATGAACcaatgaaaagagagagagagagagagagaggaatgaAGTATATTTACAGCATGAGAGTTGGTAACAGAACGAAGGAGTTGAAGCTTCTCATGCAGTAGTGCTGCTCTCTTTTGCTCTCTTGAaaccattattattattcttattattatgattattattattattattattttcttggctctcttctttaatttctctccTATGAGAGATCTCTTGCTATGAACTCATTTAAAAGAGTGAGGATGAGCTCTCAAATCTATATATCATTCATCTCATGTGTTTTCTTCCCTGCTTACAAAGAAATCCTATATACATGCCTGAATTTACCAAAATGCCCTTTCTTAATTTTCAtcttatcatttattttttttataaatattttctttttttatttgttttatactgAAATTTGTTTTAAGAGATcaaccaaaattaaattctaaacatTTAGTTTATAGAAATTCGTGAAATTacttctttaaaaaatttaaactaattgaGAAGAAAATacaaatgattatatttttaataaaattaatttgaaaaaccaAAACTCTGCCGAATTTTACTACAGAGATCATTTTCATCATAACAAATTTAGGTAATTTTCTGCCAGTAAACACTGTGTTTGACATAAGTATAGTATTAAAATTTTGGtgtttattatgatttttttttctaatgtgTGCATGTATAGAAACGTAGGCCACAAGAGTTAACAATTTAGGTTCTCAATCTCTCAAGTTTGATTAATAACTTGATGAAAGCATACATAGGTGAatgaattatttaaatttttgtcccTTAAGCTAAGAAAAAAGAGGGATAGATGGGGAAAAGGGAAAATACATATAAATTTTGGGGAATAGGAAAATGAAGAGGAGAGGAATCATGAACTCGTGATGTATAGTGAAAGGTATAATAAGCATCGAAAGAAGAGAAGGGAGAGGAAGGTAACAAAATGATGTGTGTAATGTTATATTGGAATGCCTCCAAACACTCCTCACGGGGggctttaatttctttctttctttcttagtcTCTCAATATCCACTCACTCTCACATCACACCACTACCCTAATCAACCTTTtgtcctcttctctctctttctctctcaccaCACGTGCCAATCTTTTATCTTATATACTCATCATCACACATTCAATAATAACTCTTCATATTCATTTTTATGTTCTTTCTTCAAAACTAATCAActttaaataattaaacaaaaatttttggcatcaacaatttttaatatttttgttattatttaatcaataaaaatattaaatttttaataaatacaaactttaaaaaatataaatataaattatattaattttgtacgtaaaatttatgtaaatatgagtgtaaattattattaattatgtaacattttttataattaaaaatatatatgtatgatTCAATGGTATATTTCAATACTTCTAATTTCTCTATTAATTATTTGGTACATGTTGATGTTATGATTTTCATACAATTATTCTTGCTAGCTGgcttgataatgataataatatataacatgCATTCTTCCAATAAACCGGTATATGCGTGTCATAGGATTCAcattatttttcataatttattctcaCTTATCTTACTTCTATCATATTCCAATACTTCTTCtaattattacatataatttattaaatatatactatCGAATTTTTTATGTATGTTTGTGGTgtatttatttccttttcatttgCAGCTTTCATTATTAAGTATTAGTTAGAAGAATTATTAGGAAATGAAACATGGATCAagagtatataatatataatgtggATCCTAGATTTCTGCCTCATTTTCTGATCATTTTCTCGTCTAACAATATTATTGGAACTCACTCTAGTGATACTATTTTttctaaagtttaaattaatataaaaaaacatataaataaatagCTATATTTTTAATAGGTTTTTATACAAGAGTCTATCTCTTTTAGACTTACTTAAATTttatatagatttttttatttgtcatatgaagaattttttttggtgtcttcttatgaagatttttttaaaagaataataagaattaaattctaaatttttttattatagaaggttattattatatcataaaattatttttcttaaaactttaaaaaaataaaataaaaaatataaataattatatgtttAATATGCTCTCGTAtgcaagaatatttttttatttagatttgcATGAATTTTATATAGGtcttttcacatttttttatattatttttttttttgagattcaATAAAGATTGATTTGTAAATTTTTCGGATATAAAAACTCTAATACTGTGTCATGTATGTTAATGTTTATACCTATACCTAGTTTTATACACACAAAAATATGGGTCTACtaataattttttcttattttttattattatattttctttcttttctatttatattgGATATTATTTACAACTCAATAAAATGGATTCAAATTAAATATCATCATTTTCCCTTGTGATCTCCGGCAAATTTTGTTATCATTTCAAAGGTTATTATGTGGAGAAAAAACATACAGATGTTACTTGTATATATCTGCTTTGGTATCAAATTTTAAGAAGGTAAATACTCATATATGTGTAAGATATGGAGTGAGGGAACAAAAACTATTAATTAAGGTAACTACTAACTATATAGCCTTGTAATATATAATTGTGTGTAGCGActagtttaatttcttttataaacGTATATATAGATTATAGAGGTTTAATTTATTGCTGTTTATGGCTTTTTCCACGCTTCCAATTAAAATGTTTTGCTCTGCTCTGAAAAAACAAAAGGACACTCTCAACAAAATATCGTGTTAGCAGGAATAGAAATGATGTTTGAAATGTGTGGAAACTGACAAACACATATACTTAGTGGTAATATTGCTAGTGTAAGGAGTGTATGAAGTTAGTCCTATgccaaaaaaagtaaagaaaaatgagaaatttaTAAGATAAGAGATACACTCACAACTTCATAATTATTATTAGGGAGCCACTTAAATAAATAtgttaaaaatgtcttttttaaagatttttttaaaaattaaaatttaatacataaaataaattaaattgtattatttttattaaaattagaccggacaaatcaatttagcaaaaaaattaataaattaaattttaaaccggtataaattaatattttttataaaaaattactacaatattcctattataaaacacaactaaaatattcctattatatatatatatatatatatatatatatatatatatatatattcgttttaaaaatttttaaattctaaccctataattatagagaagaaaagggctagaatttagaatttttaaaattaatatatataataagagtattttagtcattttatataatagagatattgtagtcattttttataaaaaataatattaatttagacaaattcaaaatttaattcactatttttcgatcaaattaatttgtctgacataattttgacaaaaataatataatttaaataattatatatgttaaattttaattattaaaaaatatatttaaaaaaaatattttctgtatctTTATGGGAGCAttccctttattattattataacactAGGGCTTTCATAATACATGGCTAGATTTTACTTATACGATTACAAAAGACTAATATACAAACCCCACAAAGGATAGAGTTGATTTTTTTCACACTACAAAGACAATGTGGGGTTCAGTTACCGTACAAATAGTAGTTGAAAACGTTTGAAATGAAAAAGAAGTAAAATGAATTCTTTATATGATAGAATTCATCGTAATATATAAAACCcaagaataataaatttgaaaatagtATCAATGAAACTGCTGGAACGGGATGCAGATAAAATTACCGAAGTTAGGGTGCCGGTGAAACTGTAAAAACGATGGCGTAGACAAAATTGTCAAAACGGATTGCAAATGGAAGTGTTAGAATATGGTGAACTACCGTAACAAAATGCAAAGAAAataggtgaaaattcaggtgaaatcgacttcacgtgaagttgatatatgAGAgacgttagatgaaaatttagtcaaatcagtcaaatcatttaacggctctcaggtatcaacttcacgtgaagttaactgCATCTGAGTTTctaccaaaaaaatattattatattctgaTAAGACATGTTTTATTCTCCTCTATAATCGATGTGAGATTTCATATTGAGAGAAAACATTACTTTTATAAAAGATGTAAAAATGTGTGACATTACTTTtaccaatattttttaaattaaaaatactatttatatacttaaatcagtcactaaaatcaatcatcaatatatttatatatagatattGTTCATACACTGGCCTAACACTAAGACTCAGGTCCAAATACATCAAAAGGCCGAATTCAAAGATTGGCCTTCGTTATTCACCGACCTCTTTAGAAGAGGTCGGACTCAACACAGACTTCTTTCCAAAGAAGTCGGGCTCAAgagatagctggcagataacacttattcaaataagtaactgcccctaaaatctctcaacccacttctagaAGCCATATCCCAACAATTCCTAGATAAAATGGACGATTATccgcctaaaaaggtggcactactccaacggtggttattggatcaccactataaatatccTGACACtcttcaggtatctctaagcccaatgcATTCTAAACCTGCTCACACCCGTACTAACTTAGGCctcagagtgtctttgcaagtaccaccccccattcactcacgtacacaagtcggaaggaggctccaGCGCACAAACCTGCTCGGAGGCTACCATCCGCAGACGATTGGGCCGGCCAATACAGTCCaatccattaatctccggttacccaccgtaacattggcgccgttgccggggacctggagctCAACTCTTGATAATGGCGGATGATCAATAACATAGTCAGACAACCACTCGACATGAATAAGATGCAAGCATGTTAAAAAGAAGCTGGAATACAGTTTCTATGGATACCAGAAATCCCGTAAAAACTTCTCCCAATGGGCAGAGGATATCAAATAGGGATGATGATTCTACTTCTACAGTTAAATTGGATTAAAAGAGAAGAAAGCACCGTCCCAAGGCCATTGTAGAAAGCAAACCAAGATGAActcgaaagccaattgaataaaagaattttcaattcagaaaattcaattggcaaaagaagttacgtgaaaaaaaaaagacgaactcgaaagccaattgaataaaagaattttca contains:
- the LOC112702314 gene encoding transcription factor bHLH93; the protein is MVSREQKRAALLHEKLQLLRSVTNSHAVNKSSIIIDASKYIEELKEKVERLNQEIATAETSNHHHHHNPNLPMVTVETLEKGFMINVISGRSCQGLLVSILEAFEDMGLTVLEARVSCTDTFRFQAVGGENDEQGDTIDAQAVKQAVGQAIKNWSQQSADQD